A single genomic interval of Acidobacteriota bacterium harbors:
- a CDS encoding phosphatase PAP2 family protein, with the protein MPLAAGAVVGWHRLARGLAAGHVVFAVVTLAACTALGLDVRWRNAAPPLIVAGVMAVLATIAARRTSASPLRWMVPEGLLAFAFIVVLCIVSLPAQYAGAALARPAIDAWLAAADALMGVHVPSIAAWTRAHPTLAHALTLAYDTFALQILLAAPVLVLIGHRLHLWECIWHLHVCLVVTLLCFALWPAACAFTWYGFESTLPQQMFTAHFDGFRSGALRVVDFRNVTGLVSAPSFHVAGALVLTWATRSRLWVFVPLVLLNATLCVATVLSGAHYLVDTLLSVLLVAASLIAWRRWGAPNVDC; encoded by the coding sequence ATGCCCCTGGCAGCCGGCGCGGTCGTCGGATGGCACCGGCTCGCGCGCGGACTCGCCGCCGGTCATGTCGTGTTCGCCGTCGTGACGCTGGCGGCGTGCACCGCGCTCGGCCTCGACGTGCGCTGGCGCAATGCCGCGCCGCCGCTCATCGTGGCCGGTGTCATGGCCGTTCTGGCGACGATCGCCGCGCGGCGGACGAGCGCGAGTCCGCTCCGCTGGATGGTCCCCGAAGGCCTCCTCGCCTTCGCCTTCATCGTCGTGCTCTGCATCGTCAGCCTGCCGGCGCAGTACGCCGGCGCGGCGCTGGCGCGGCCCGCCATCGATGCGTGGCTGGCGGCGGCCGACGCGCTGATGGGCGTCCACGTGCCCTCGATCGCCGCGTGGACCCGCGCGCACCCCACGCTCGCACACGCGTTGACGCTGGCCTACGACACGTTCGCGCTGCAGATCCTGCTCGCGGCTCCGGTGCTCGTGCTGATCGGCCATCGTCTCCACCTGTGGGAGTGCATCTGGCACCTGCACGTCTGCCTCGTGGTGACGCTGCTGTGCTTCGCGCTCTGGCCCGCCGCGTGCGCGTTCACCTGGTACGGCTTCGAGTCCACGCTGCCGCAGCAGATGTTCACGGCGCATTTCGACGGCTTCCGCAGTGGTGCGCTGCGCGTGGTCGACTTCCGGAATGTCACGGGCCTGGTGTCTGCCCCGTCCTTCCACGTCGCCGGTGCACTCGTCCTCACATGGGCGACGCGCAGTCGGTTGTGGGTGTTCGTCCCTCTCGTCCTGCTCAACGCCACTCTCTGTGTCGCCACGGTCCTGTCAGGCGCCCACTACCTCGTCGACACGCTCCTGTCGGTCCTCCTTGTCGCCGCCAGCCTGATCGCGTGGCGCCGATGGGGTGCACCGAACGTCGACTGCTGA
- a CDS encoding methyltransferase domain-containing protein yields MSLSAVFASNALVRWLRGDPGRYDLLTRMVGARLGDRMLSCGAGDPGLVTAIAKVTGLSGRAVALAATPDEAARLTNAAEHAGVLLEVIESSPDAPLPFEDGEFDIVLVDAVSAPVAALLPDIRRVLRGGGRVVLVVREKAAGAPAPADVQAATASHFKGARVLYHRDGHGIVEALKGQV; encoded by the coding sequence ATGTCGCTATCTGCTGTGTTTGCGTCGAACGCGCTGGTCCGATGGCTGCGCGGCGATCCCGGACGGTACGACCTGCTGACGCGGATGGTGGGAGCGCGGCTGGGTGACAGGATGTTGTCGTGCGGTGCGGGGGATCCCGGACTCGTCACCGCGATCGCCAAAGTGACGGGCCTCAGTGGCAGGGCCGTTGCCCTCGCCGCGACGCCCGACGAGGCTGCGCGACTGACCAACGCTGCCGAACACGCCGGCGTGCTCCTGGAAGTGATCGAGTCATCCCCTGACGCGCCGCTGCCGTTCGAGGACGGCGAGTTCGACATCGTGCTGGTCGACGCCGTGTCGGCACCTGTGGCGGCGCTGCTGCCCGACATCAGGCGCGTGCTGCGCGGCGGCGGGCGCGTGGTGCTCGTCGTACGCGAGAAGGCAGCGGGAGCCCCGGCACCAGCCGACGTCCAGGCCGCCACCGCCTCCCACTTCAAGGGGGCCCGCGTCCTCTATCACCGCGACGGCCACGGCATCGTAGAAGCGCTCAAGGGACAGGTATGA
- a CDS encoding ZIP family metal transporter: protein MSVSPLVLALILSLAGSFLGVLVASAIYLFGDEARERLVSWLVSYAVGTLLGLSLLHLVPEALEALPPQQALGVLLLGILTFFMLEKLVLWRHCHDTHECEVHSSAASLVIIGDAFHTFVDGAIIAAATLTSPWLGVTTALAAAAHEIPQELGDAAILLKAGYSRTRALALNLLSGRGGVVGALFVFLALNQLPAVLPYVLAFAAGSFLYVAMADLIPSLHKGHTEVNPVAQVLLIAAGLLTLLML, encoded by the coding sequence GTGTCAGTCTCGCCTCTCGTCCTCGCGCTGATCCTCAGTCTCGCCGGCAGCTTCCTCGGCGTGCTCGTGGCGTCGGCCATCTACCTGTTCGGCGACGAGGCGCGGGAACGGCTGGTGTCGTGGCTGGTCAGCTACGCGGTCGGCACGCTGCTCGGGCTCTCCCTGCTCCACCTCGTGCCCGAAGCGCTGGAGGCGCTGCCGCCGCAGCAGGCGCTCGGCGTCCTGCTCCTCGGCATCCTGACGTTCTTCATGCTGGAGAAACTCGTGCTGTGGCGGCACTGCCACGACACGCACGAGTGTGAGGTCCACAGCAGCGCCGCGAGCCTGGTCATCATCGGCGACGCGTTCCACACGTTCGTGGACGGCGCCATCATCGCCGCCGCCACGCTCACGTCACCGTGGCTGGGCGTGACGACGGCACTCGCGGCCGCCGCGCACGAAATCCCGCAGGAGCTCGGCGACGCCGCCATCCTCCTCAAGGCCGGCTACAGCCGCACGCGCGCGCTCGCGCTCAACCTGCTCTCGGGGCGTGGCGGCGTGGTCGGCGCGCTGTTCGTCTTCCTCGCCCTGAATCAGTTGCCCGCGGTGCTGCCGTACGTCCTCGCGTTCGCCGCGGGCAGCTTCCTGTACGTCGCGATGGCGGATCTCATCCCCAGCCTGCACAAGGGCCACACGGAAGTGAACCCCGTGGCGCAGGTGCTGCTCATCGCCGCCGGCCTGCTCACGC